In the genome of Bryobacteraceae bacterium, one region contains:
- a CDS encoding peptidylprolyl isomerase, whose amino-acid sequence MTRLFLIAVLASVAFAQAPESGLYATIQITKGDGEALEPVGGIRIRLFEKEAPETVKNFVSLATGEHAYIDPRTGLPSRRPFYKGLTFHRVIPGFMMQGGDPLGDGAGATAVIPDEIVTALTFDRPGRVAMANSGPKTGSCQFFITEGGPATTQHLNGLHTIFGQVVEGQDVVGKVTSLPTNGERPVTPVRIASVTLERVP is encoded by the coding sequence ATGACCCGCCTCTTCCTCATCGCCGTCCTTGCGTCCGTCGCCTTCGCGCAAGCGCCCGAATCCGGCCTGTACGCCACCATCCAGATCACCAAGGGCGATGGGGAAGCGCTCGAGCCAGTCGGCGGCATTCGCATCCGGCTGTTCGAGAAGGAGGCTCCAGAGACGGTGAAGAACTTCGTGTCGCTCGCCACCGGCGAGCACGCCTACATCGACCCACGCACGGGACTCCCCTCCCGCCGGCCCTTCTACAAAGGACTTACCTTCCACCGCGTCATCCCAGGCTTCATGATGCAAGGCGGCGACCCGCTGGGCGATGGCGCCGGCGCCACCGCCGTCATCCCCGACGAAATCGTCACCGCCCTCACGTTTGACCGGCCCGGCCGCGTCGCCATGGCCAACTCCGGACCCAAGACCGGAAGCTGCCAGTTCTTCATCACCGAAGGCGGACCCGCAACCACCCAACATCTCAATGGGCTGCACACGATCTTCGGCCAGGTGGTGGAGGGCCAGGACGTGGTGGGTAAGGTGACCTCTCTGCCCACCAACGGCGAACGCCCGGTGACGCCGGTGCGCATCGCCAGCGTCACCCTCGAACGCGTCCCCTAG
- a CDS encoding UbiA-like polyprenyltransferase: MPDSTLTTLPPAAGFARKLRMALDMIKFEHSVFALPFALTGAMLALRETPLAAPEMLRRLAWIVVAMVGARSAAMSFNRIVDARIDAANPRTRSRHLPSGLLSHRFAWGFFAAAVALFLFAAAMLNPLCLKLAPLALGVVLAYSYTKRFTALCHLVLGFALGIAPAAAWIAITGAIDPRILWLTAAVTLWTAGFDIIYACQDFDFDRTAPLFSIPKALGIARALTLSRLLHIAMAACLAILWAAFGMGWIAAAGIALAAALLIYEHSLVKPHDFRRVDAAFFTVNGWIGVLFLVFWAADVWFARPGA; this comes from the coding sequence GTGCCGGACTCCACCCTCACCACGCTCCCCCCCGCCGCCGGTTTCGCGCGAAAGCTCCGCATGGCGCTCGACATGATCAAGTTCGAGCATTCCGTCTTCGCGCTCCCCTTCGCCCTCACCGGCGCCATGCTCGCCCTGCGCGAGACGCCCCTCGCCGCCCCCGAAATGCTCCGCCGCCTCGCCTGGATCGTCGTCGCCATGGTCGGCGCCCGCTCCGCCGCCATGTCGTTCAACCGCATCGTCGACGCCCGCATAGACGCCGCCAATCCCCGCACCCGTTCCCGCCACCTTCCCTCCGGTCTTCTTTCCCACCGCTTCGCCTGGGGCTTCTTCGCCGCCGCTGTCGCCCTATTCCTGTTCGCGGCCGCCATGCTCAATCCGCTCTGCCTGAAACTCGCCCCACTGGCGCTCGGCGTCGTCCTCGCCTATTCCTACACAAAGCGCTTCACCGCCCTCTGCCACCTCGTCCTCGGCTTCGCCCTCGGCATCGCCCCCGCCGCCGCCTGGATCGCCATCACCGGCGCCATCGACCCCCGTATCCTCTGGCTCACCGCCGCCGTCACTCTTTGGACCGCCGGCTTCGACATCATCTACGCCTGCCAGGACTTCGACTTCGACCGTACAGCCCCCCTCTTCAGCATCCCCAAGGCGCTCGGCATCGCCCGCGCCCTCACCCTCTCCCGCCTCCTCCACATCGCCATGGCCGCCTGCCTCGCCATCCTCTGGGCCGCGTTCGGGATGGGATGGATCGCGGCCGCCGGAATCGCCCTCGCCGCCGCCCTGCTCATCTACGAGCACTCCCTCGTGAAACCCCACGATTTCCGCCGTGTCGACGCCGCCTTCTTTACCGTGAACGGATGGATCGGCGTGTTATTCTTGGTGTTTTGGGCCGCCGACGTGTGGTTTGCGCGGCCAGGGGCTTGA
- a CDS encoding Gfo/Idh/MocA family oxidoreductase codes for MTLTRRALISSAAASTLAAQSRKVRIGVVGGGFGSTFQWHLDPDCTVEAVCDIRPDRLQRLSEVYRCGNTFKEFRAMLAHPGLDAVGVFTPAPLHAWMAVTAMKAGKHVISAVPAAMSEEELIEILDTVKSTGMRYMMAETSYYRPEVITCRDWAREGRFGTIFYSEAEYHHEGLLPLMFDDRGFPTWRHGFPPMHYPTHSTGIVVPVTGERLTEVTAFGWGDGHEILKTNQYRNPFWNTTGMFKTSGGHSARISVFWHIAAGGTERGLFYGDRMSYVMARPEGSPNTVFQISKDGKTVIDANGYPEGKVARTAYAQPDHLDRLPAPLRVKSGHGGSHTFLTHEFLRAIVEDRHPSVNIWEAIAYTLPGIVAHQSALRGGETMRIPDYGRAPG; via the coding sequence ATGACGCTTACCCGCCGTGCCTTGATCTCGAGCGCTGCCGCTTCGACGCTCGCTGCGCAATCCCGCAAAGTCCGCATCGGCGTCGTCGGCGGCGGATTCGGGTCCACCTTCCAATGGCATCTCGACCCGGACTGCACCGTCGAAGCCGTATGCGACATCCGCCCCGACCGCCTCCAGCGGCTCAGCGAGGTCTACCGCTGCGGAAACACGTTCAAGGAGTTTCGCGCCATGCTTGCGCATCCCGGCCTCGACGCCGTCGGCGTCTTCACTCCCGCCCCGTTGCACGCCTGGATGGCCGTCACCGCGATGAAAGCCGGCAAGCACGTCATCAGCGCCGTCCCGGCCGCGATGAGCGAAGAGGAACTGATCGAAATCCTCGACACGGTGAAGAGCACCGGCATGCGCTACATGATGGCCGAAACCAGCTACTACCGCCCCGAAGTGATCACCTGCCGGGACTGGGCGCGCGAAGGCAGGTTCGGAACCATCTTCTACTCCGAAGCCGAGTACCACCATGAAGGTCTGCTGCCGCTCATGTTCGACGACCGCGGCTTCCCCACCTGGCGCCACGGCTTCCCGCCGATGCACTACCCCACGCACTCCACCGGCATCGTCGTGCCCGTCACCGGCGAGCGGCTCACCGAGGTCACCGCGTTCGGCTGGGGCGACGGTCACGAGATACTCAAGACAAACCAGTACCGGAATCCCTTCTGGAACACCACCGGCATGTTCAAAACGAGCGGTGGCCACTCGGCCCGCATCTCCGTCTTCTGGCACATCGCCGCCGGGGGCACTGAGCGCGGGCTCTTCTACGGCGACCGCATGAGCTATGTCATGGCGCGCCCGGAAGGCTCGCCGAACACGGTCTTCCAGATCTCGAAGGACGGCAAAACCGTGATCGACGCAAACGGCTATCCCGAAGGAAAAGTCGCCCGCACGGCCTACGCTCAGCCCGATCACCTGGACCGCCTGCCCGCGCCGCTACGCGTGAAAAGCGGACACGGTGGATCGCACACGTTTCTGACACACGAATTCCTGCGGGCTATCGTTGAGGACCGCCACCCGTCTGTCAATATATGGGAAGCGATCGCATACACACTGCCCGGCATCGTGGCGCACCAGAGTGCGCTTCGCGGCGGCGAAACCATGCGCATTCCCGACTACGGCCGCGCGCCTGGCTAA
- the larB gene encoding nickel pincer cofactor biosynthesis protein LarB, whose product MDETQLKTLLGQVRDGAVDVDEAIGRLRHMPFEDLGFAKVDHHRALRHGMPEVIFGQGKSPEHVLAIASKLLERSPNLLATRVEERAAEMLTGRFPEAEYFPLSRVVRVWRDREIRGKGRIAVICAGTSDIPVAEEARLTAEAMGNEVDSIQDVGVAGIHRLMANRERIAAARVAVVCAGMEGALPSAVGGLVSCPVIAVPTSVGYGASFHGLAALLGMLNSCSSNVAVVNIDNGFGGGYVASLINRG is encoded by the coding sequence ATGGACGAAACGCAATTGAAGACGCTGCTGGGGCAAGTACGCGATGGGGCCGTGGATGTGGACGAAGCGATCGGCCGGCTGCGGCACATGCCGTTCGAGGATTTGGGGTTCGCGAAGGTGGATCACCACCGGGCGCTGCGCCATGGAATGCCGGAGGTGATCTTCGGGCAGGGGAAGTCGCCGGAGCACGTGTTGGCGATCGCTTCGAAGCTGCTGGAGCGCTCGCCGAACCTGCTGGCGACGCGCGTGGAAGAGCGGGCGGCGGAGATGCTGACGGGGCGGTTCCCCGAGGCGGAGTATTTTCCGTTGTCGCGGGTTGTGCGAGTGTGGCGGGATCGCGAGATCCGGGGCAAAGGGCGAATCGCGGTGATCTGCGCGGGGACCAGCGATATCCCGGTGGCGGAGGAGGCCCGGTTGACGGCGGAAGCGATGGGCAACGAGGTGGATTCGATCCAGGATGTAGGCGTGGCGGGGATACACCGGCTGATGGCGAACCGGGAGCGGATCGCGGCGGCGCGCGTGGCGGTGGTGTGCGCGGGGATGGAGGGGGCGCTGCCGAGCGCGGTGGGGGGGCTGGTGTCGTGCCCGGTGATCGCGGTGCCGACCAGCGTCGGGTACGGGGCGAGCTTCCATGGGCTGGCGGCGCTGCTCGGGATGCTGAATAGCTGCTCGAGCAACGTAGCGGTGGTGAATATCGACAACGGGTTTGGCGGGGGGTATGTGGCGAGCTTGATCAATCGGGGGTAG
- a CDS encoding DUF5990 family protein, producing MATPLTLCIVLVDPPPGVEYALQKGSGSNYEPIQRQRAVGNDLIFHFEPRVRAGGSGGAAALGGPFVQGPPRQRFVYLDIGTCAGQLDSCWTRRLKVPLEGISDAMIEAGGVLEARVPGTGRDGGPACATVKDFAGWRAIES from the coding sequence ATGGCGACCCCGCTGACACTTTGCATTGTGCTCGTGGACCCGCCTCCGGGCGTGGAGTACGCATTGCAGAAGGGGAGCGGAAGCAATTACGAGCCCATCCAAAGACAGCGTGCCGTCGGAAACGACCTGATCTTCCATTTCGAGCCGCGGGTTCGAGCGGGGGGCTCGGGCGGCGCGGCGGCGCTCGGCGGGCCGTTCGTGCAAGGCCCGCCGCGGCAGCGCTTCGTTTACCTCGACATCGGTACGTGTGCCGGGCAGTTGGACTCCTGTTGGACCCGCCGTCTCAAGGTGCCGCTCGAAGGGATCAGCGACGCCATGATCGAGGCGGGCGGCGTGCTCGAAGCGCGTGTTCCGGGAACAGGGCGGGACGGCGGTCCGGCGTGCGCTACGGTTAAGGATTTCGCCGGCTGGCGAGCCATCGAGAGTTGA
- the mqnE gene encoding aminofutalosine synthase MqnE codes for MHPIPDPSPRFDDRRLLPILDKVLASDRLSPEDGVALYRSPDLLAVGYLANLVRERLHGNVTYFNVNRHINPTDVCVASCRLCAFGKKAKDPRAYTMSLDQVYETAGRGVAEAVTEFHIVGGLHPELGLDWFCEMLRGLKQRYPQVHLKALTMVEVAFLARRAKVSIREALTQLKEAGMDSLPGGGAEIFVEHVRRIICDHKIDGDEWLETARIAHDLGLHSNCTMLYGHLENEEDRVDHLVKLRALQDDTNGFVTYIPLAFHPDNTPLSHIARTTGFMDLKAIAVARLMLDNIPHIKAYWIMMTPKIAQIAQRFGADDIDGTVVEEKIYHDAGATTSQSMRRGELLALIRKSGREPVERDTLYRPVQRTETAFTVLV; via the coding sequence ATGCATCCGATCCCTGATCCGTCGCCGCGCTTCGACGACCGCCGTCTCCTCCCCATCCTCGACAAAGTCCTCGCCAGCGACCGTCTCTCGCCCGAAGACGGCGTCGCCCTCTATCGCTCACCGGACCTCCTCGCCGTCGGCTACCTCGCCAACCTCGTCCGCGAACGCCTCCACGGCAATGTGACGTACTTCAACGTCAACCGCCACATCAACCCCACCGACGTCTGTGTCGCCAGTTGCCGTCTCTGCGCCTTCGGGAAGAAGGCCAAGGATCCGCGCGCTTACACGATGTCGCTCGATCAGGTATACGAAACCGCCGGCCGCGGCGTCGCCGAGGCTGTCACCGAGTTCCACATCGTCGGCGGACTCCACCCCGAACTCGGCCTCGATTGGTTCTGCGAGATGCTGCGCGGCCTCAAACAGCGCTACCCGCAGGTTCACCTTAAGGCGCTGACCATGGTCGAAGTCGCCTTCCTCGCACGCCGCGCTAAGGTCTCCATCCGCGAGGCCCTGACCCAACTCAAGGAAGCCGGCATGGACTCGCTACCCGGCGGCGGCGCCGAAATCTTCGTCGAGCACGTCCGCCGCATCATCTGCGATCACAAAATTGACGGCGACGAGTGGCTCGAAACCGCCCGTATCGCTCATGACCTCGGCCTGCACTCCAACTGCACCATGCTCTACGGGCACCTCGAGAACGAAGAGGATCGCGTCGATCACCTCGTGAAGCTCCGCGCCCTCCAGGACGACACCAACGGCTTCGTCACCTACATTCCGCTCGCCTTCCACCCCGACAACACGCCCCTCTCCCACATCGCCCGCACCACCGGGTTCATGGACCTAAAGGCGATCGCCGTCGCCCGCCTGATGCTCGACAATATTCCCCACATCAAGGCCTACTGGATCATGATGACGCCGAAGATCGCGCAGATTGCCCAGCGCTTCGGCGCCGACGACATCGACGGCACGGTGGTCGAGGAAAAGATCTATCACGACGCCGGGGCCACCACCAGCCAGTCCATGCGCCGCGGCGAGTTGCTCGCTCTGATCCGCAAGTCCGGCCGGGAACCCGTCGAGCGCGATACGCTCTATCGCCCGGTCCAACGCACCGAAACCGCCTTCACTGTATTAGTATGA